The Bifidobacterium eulemuris genome includes a window with the following:
- the rfbA gene encoding glucose-1-phosphate thymidylyltransferase RfbA, whose product MKGIILAGGSGTRLYPLTTVTSKQLLPVYDKPMIYYPLSTLMLAGIRDILIISTPKDLPNFQRLLGDGSSYGVSFSYVEQPSPDGLAQAFLLGEEFINGEPCALVLGDNIFYGNGLGATLRTAVRMAESGEGSSVFGYYVDDPERYGVVEFDENKKAISIEEKPAVPKSNYAVTGLYFYDGRVVEFAKQVKPSARGELEITDLNRMYLEDGSLHVRTLGRGYAWLDTGTMDSLYEAGEFVRTVQRAQGLPISIVEEIAFENGWITREQLMESAERYGKSPYGQHLKDVADNKIIDKPKSYETSGIK is encoded by the coding sequence ATGAAGGGTATTATTCTTGCGGGTGGCTCGGGTACGCGGCTGTATCCGTTGACGACGGTCACGTCGAAGCAGTTGTTGCCGGTGTATGACAAGCCGATGATCTACTATCCGCTTTCAACGCTGATGCTGGCGGGCATTCGCGACATCCTGATCATCTCCACGCCGAAGGATCTGCCGAACTTCCAACGCCTCCTAGGGGACGGCAGCAGTTACGGGGTGAGTTTCTCATATGTGGAGCAGCCCAGCCCGGATGGTCTGGCCCAAGCGTTCCTGTTGGGTGAGGAGTTCATCAATGGTGAGCCGTGCGCTTTGGTGCTGGGAGACAACATCTTCTACGGCAACGGGTTGGGCGCGACGCTCAGGACCGCAGTGCGTATGGCCGAGTCGGGCGAGGGGTCGAGCGTGTTCGGCTACTATGTGGACGATCCGGAGCGCTACGGCGTGGTGGAGTTCGATGAGAACAAGAAGGCCATCTCCATCGAAGAGAAGCCGGCTGTACCGAAGTCGAACTACGCGGTGACGGGCCTGTATTTCTACGATGGTCGTGTGGTGGAGTTCGCCAAGCAGGTCAAGCCGTCGGCTCGTGGCGAGCTGGAGATCACGGATCTGAACCGCATGTATTTGGAGGATGGTTCCCTGCATGTGCGCACGCTGGGGCGTGGATATGCGTGGTTGGACACGGGCACGATGGATTCCCTGTACGAGGCGGGCGAGTTCGTGCGCACGGTCCAGCGGGCCCAGGGCCTGCCGATTTCGATCGTGGAGGAGATCGCGTTCGAGAACGGGTGGATCACCCGCGAGCAGTTGATGGAGTCGGCTGAACGCTACGGCAAGAGCCCATACGGACAACACCTCAAAGACGTCGCCGACAACAAAATCATTGACAAACCCAAAAGTTACGAGACTTCTGGCATAAAGTGA
- a CDS encoding glycosyltransferase family 2 protein, whose translation MRLFIQIPCLNEEKTLPLVLENMPKEIPGIDDIQLLIIDDGCSDNTVEVARALGVQHVVHHAKPMGLARAFRDGVDYALKHGADIVVNTDGDNQYPSEAIGDLVQPIVRHEADIVVGDRQTSKIAEFSWFKKRMQSFGSWVVNQAAGTRIPDAASGFRAYSKNSLLKLNIVTEFSYCMETIIQAGNKRIPITSYAITTNPKTRESRLFSNIFEHMAKSGGAIIRSYLMFKSNVIFKWGGIICGVIGLIPIIRFLILACMGMTAGHLQSLLLGVALIMLSALCFALQIISEVQRIQRKLVEDQLERTKEIQYSAPFQKIWGEQDEFGGYSGRPTEGPLISMEDNND comes from the coding sequence ATGCGCTTGTTCATTCAGATTCCCTGCCTTAACGAAGAGAAAACGCTTCCGTTGGTATTGGAGAATATGCCTAAGGAGATTCCGGGCATCGACGACATTCAGCTGTTGATCATCGATGATGGGTGCAGCGACAATACCGTGGAGGTTGCTCGGGCTCTGGGCGTGCAGCATGTGGTGCATCATGCCAAGCCGATGGGACTGGCACGGGCGTTCCGCGACGGAGTGGATTACGCGCTCAAGCATGGCGCCGATATCGTGGTGAACACCGACGGCGACAACCAATACCCTAGCGAAGCCATCGGTGATCTGGTACAGCCGATTGTGCGCCATGAGGCCGATATTGTGGTCGGCGACCGGCAGACATCGAAGATTGCCGAGTTCTCCTGGTTCAAGAAGCGCATGCAATCTTTCGGCTCCTGGGTGGTGAATCAGGCCGCAGGCACTCGCATACCGGATGCGGCCAGCGGTTTCCGCGCCTACTCAAAGAATTCGCTGCTCAAGTTGAACATCGTCACCGAGTTCAGCTACTGCATGGAGACGATCATCCAAGCCGGCAACAAGCGCATCCCCATCACTTCGTACGCCATCACGACTAATCCCAAAACCCGTGAGTCACGGCTGTTCTCGAATATCTTCGAGCATATGGCCAAATCCGGCGGCGCCATCATTCGCAGTTATCTGATGTTCAAGTCGAATGTGATCTTCAAGTGGGGCGGCATCATCTGCGGTGTCATCGGTCTCATTCCGATTATCCGCTTCCTGATTCTCGCGTGTATGGGAATGACGGCCGGCCATCTGCAATCGCTGCTGCTGGGCGTTGCACTGATCATGCTGAGCGCTTTGTGCTTCGCGCTGCAGATCATCTCCGAGGTGCAGCGCATCCAGCGCAAACTCGTCGAAGATCAGCTGGAGCGAACCAAGGAGATTCAATATTCCGCTCCGTTCCAGAAGATCTGGGGTGAGCAGGACGAGTTTGGCGGATACTCGGGCAGGCCCACTGAAGGTCCTCTGATCTCCATGGAAGACAACAATGACTGA
- a CDS encoding sugar nucleotide-binding protein: MDFEKELKVTETNIPGLLVFDLPVHGDNRGWFKENWQRAKMMELGLPDFGPVQNNISFNAKRGVTRGIHAEPWDKYISIACGAVFGAWVDLRPGESFGQVYTTRLDPSKAIYVPRGVGNSFQALEDGTAYTYLVNAHWSLEQKSSYTFVNLADPELAIEWPIPLSEAERSDADLNHPMLADAKAMSPKRTMVTGCNGQLGRAIRAYAEEHGLEGFEYNDIDEFDFSDPAQYGKYDWSLYGTIINAGAYTAVDKAETPEGRALAWKANAQGPALLARVAAEHNITLVHVSSDYVFDGVQEEHDESECFAPMGVYGQTKAAGDIAVANAPKHYILRSSWVIGEGRNFVKTMMMLSDKVASGDLPQVTVVDDQYGRLTFTKDMAEAIFHLLDGDAAYGTYNLTGSGAVKSWAEIAAAVFERTNGNGDKVKPISTAEYFANATAPISPRPTHSALSLKKIETAGYKPADWEETLAAYVDEELGK; the protein is encoded by the coding sequence ATGGATTTTGAGAAGGAACTGAAGGTTACGGAGACGAACATTCCGGGGTTGCTGGTGTTCGATCTGCCGGTGCATGGGGATAATCGCGGCTGGTTCAAGGAGAACTGGCAGCGGGCGAAGATGATGGAGCTGGGACTGCCGGATTTCGGGCCGGTACAGAACAACATCAGCTTCAACGCGAAGCGCGGTGTGACGCGCGGCATCCATGCGGAGCCGTGGGACAAGTACATCTCGATCGCGTGCGGCGCGGTGTTCGGCGCGTGGGTGGATCTGCGTCCTGGGGAGAGCTTCGGCCAGGTGTACACGACCCGTCTTGATCCGTCGAAGGCGATCTACGTGCCGCGCGGCGTGGGCAACAGCTTCCAGGCGCTCGAGGACGGCACCGCGTACACGTATCTGGTGAACGCGCATTGGAGCCTGGAACAGAAGAGCTCGTACACGTTCGTGAACCTCGCCGATCCCGAACTTGCGATTGAATGGCCGATCCCGTTGAGCGAGGCGGAGCGTTCGGACGCCGATCTGAACCATCCGATGCTCGCCGACGCCAAGGCGATGAGCCCGAAGCGCACGATGGTCACCGGCTGCAACGGCCAACTCGGTCGCGCGATCCGCGCCTATGCCGAAGAACATGGCCTGGAGGGTTTCGAATATAACGATATCGACGAGTTCGACTTCTCCGATCCGGCCCAGTACGGCAAATATGATTGGAGCCTGTATGGCACGATCATCAACGCGGGCGCATACACGGCCGTGGACAAGGCCGAAACCCCTGAGGGACGCGCGTTGGCGTGGAAGGCCAACGCCCAAGGGCCGGCCCTGCTGGCCCGCGTGGCCGCGGAGCACAACATCACGCTCGTGCATGTCTCGTCGGACTATGTATTCGACGGTGTCCAAGAGGAGCACGACGAGTCGGAATGTTTCGCGCCGATGGGTGTGTACGGGCAGACCAAGGCCGCGGGTGATATCGCGGTGGCGAACGCGCCCAAGCATTACATCCTGCGTTCGAGCTGGGTGATCGGCGAGGGCCGCAACTTCGTCAAGACCATGATGATGCTGAGCGACAAGGTCGCCTCCGGCGATCTGCCGCAGGTGACCGTGGTGGACGACCAGTACGGCCGCCTGACCTTCACCAAGGACATGGCCGAGGCGATCTTCCATCTGCTTGACGGTGACGCCGCGTACGGCACGTACAATCTGACCGGCTCCGGCGCGGTCAAGTCCTGGGCTGAGATCGCGGCCGCCGTGTTCGAGCGCACGAACGGCAACGGCGATAAGGTCAAGCCGATCAGTACGGCCGAGTACTTCGCGAACGCGACCGCGCCGATCAGCCCGCGCCCCACGCACAGCGCGCTGAGCCTCAAGAAGATTGAGACCGCGGGCTACAAGCCGGCCGATTGGGAAGAGACCCTCGCCGCATACGTCGACGAGGAACTCGGCAAGTAA
- a CDS encoding glycosyltransferase: protein MTDIKHNVPTVMAFGTYNVRKHPRVGILIDGLRRNGCRVEEINHPLELSTAQRVEILKKPWKLFGFAWNLLGLWRSLSKESKAWMSAHGRPSAVLVGYMGHFDVLLAKHIFKNVPIILDHLIFAGDTAKDRGAQGLKVKLLAKLDRMAIRAATLVLLDTDEHLRLMPDAEQHKGMVVPVGAPREWFDAGNTRPSSEQRLGDVVFYGLYTPLQGAPVIAEAIVKLAERNIRPKFTLIGKGQDYDQVRSIINDLDNVTFIEWAEPEELPRMVASHTIALGIFSSTPKGLRVVPNKVYQSMAAGCAVITSDTAPQRRMVADGAVFVEPGNSDALADAIERLLSDVDALAQAQGNAVKVARKFTSSIITNDMTTWIKQISDRKR, encoded by the coding sequence ATGACTGATATTAAACACAACGTTCCAACAGTGATGGCTTTCGGAACGTATAACGTCCGCAAGCATCCTCGTGTAGGCATTCTCATTGACGGACTACGCCGGAATGGGTGCCGAGTCGAAGAGATCAACCATCCGCTTGAGCTTTCCACCGCACAACGTGTGGAGATTCTCAAGAAACCGTGGAAGCTGTTCGGATTCGCTTGGAATCTTCTCGGCTTGTGGCGCTCTCTATCCAAAGAATCCAAAGCCTGGATGAGCGCGCATGGCCGCCCCAGCGCCGTGCTGGTCGGTTACATGGGGCATTTCGACGTGCTGCTCGCCAAGCATATCTTCAAGAATGTGCCGATTATTCTTGACCACCTCATCTTTGCCGGAGATACCGCCAAAGACCGTGGGGCCCAAGGGCTGAAGGTCAAGCTGCTCGCCAAGCTCGATCGTATGGCGATCCGTGCCGCGACATTGGTGCTGCTCGACACCGATGAGCATCTTCGCTTGATGCCCGATGCGGAACAGCATAAGGGAATGGTCGTGCCCGTCGGCGCCCCTCGCGAATGGTTCGACGCAGGCAACACCAGGCCCTCTTCCGAACAGCGTTTGGGAGACGTGGTGTTCTACGGATTGTATACGCCGTTGCAAGGCGCGCCGGTTATCGCTGAGGCGATTGTGAAGCTGGCTGAGCGGAATATCAGGCCGAAGTTCACATTGATCGGCAAAGGTCAGGACTATGACCAGGTGCGTTCCATCATCAACGATCTGGATAATGTGACGTTCATCGAATGGGCGGAACCGGAGGAACTTCCCCGGATGGTCGCCTCTCATACGATTGCGTTGGGGATTTTCTCATCAACGCCTAAGGGATTGCGTGTGGTTCCGAACAAGGTGTATCAGTCGATGGCCGCCGGCTGCGCTGTTATCACCTCGGATACCGCTCCTCAACGCCGCATGGTTGCAGATGGAGCGGTTTTCGTTGAACCAGGCAATTCCGATGCCTTGGCGGATGCCATTGAGCGTCTGCTCTCGGACGTGGACGCGCTGGCCCAAGCGCAAGGGAATGCCGTCAAGGTCGCGCGGAAATTCACTTCATCGATTATCACCAACGATATGACGACGTGGATTAAGCAGATATCCGACCGTAAACGGTAA
- a CDS encoding ABC transporter permease, with protein sequence MTDAVKQLQGRYHYAIVVFKELVKSDFKLRYQGSFLGVLWSVLKPLMLFAVMYTVFVRFLKFSDNTPTFAISLLCGTCLWSFFSEATSTGMMSVVNRGDLLRKIHFPNYIIVAAATVGSMISLGINLIVVIVFGFFSHAHYTWRVLLVPLNLLQLYALALGIALLLGSLYVYFRDVSHIWEVVLQALFYATPIIYPVSFLFDRGFGWAANIMMLMPSTQIIMDIRHNLLSPEYVPTVWTMVENPVLCLLPYVATLVILSLGIYVFKKNSAKFAEVL encoded by the coding sequence ATGACGGATGCGGTAAAACAGCTTCAGGGGCGATATCATTACGCGATTGTAGTTTTCAAAGAGCTTGTGAAGAGTGACTTCAAGTTACGCTACCAAGGATCGTTCCTCGGTGTTCTTTGGTCGGTCCTCAAGCCATTGATGTTATTCGCGGTCATGTATACGGTATTTGTCCGTTTTCTTAAATTCTCAGACAATACCCCTACATTCGCAATCTCTTTGTTATGCGGCACCTGTTTGTGGAGTTTTTTCAGCGAAGCTACTTCCACCGGAATGATGTCGGTCGTCAACCGAGGCGACCTATTGCGTAAAATCCATTTTCCGAACTATATTATCGTTGCAGCTGCGACCGTAGGATCAATGATTTCCCTTGGTATCAATCTTATCGTCGTGATTGTTTTTGGATTCTTCTCACATGCGCATTATACATGGCGTGTTTTATTGGTACCGCTAAATCTCTTACAGTTGTACGCCCTTGCGCTGGGCATCGCGCTACTTTTAGGTTCGCTCTACGTTTATTTTCGCGACGTTTCGCATATATGGGAAGTGGTCTTACAAGCACTGTTTTATGCCACTCCTATTATCTACCCTGTATCTTTCCTTTTTGATCGTGGCTTCGGCTGGGCGGCGAACATTATGATGCTCATGCCTTCGACACAGATCATTATGGACATTCGACACAATCTACTTTCCCCTGAGTATGTACCAACTGTATGGACCATGGTCGAAAATCCTGTACTTTGTCTTCTGCCTTACGTGGCTACACTCGTCATTCTGTCGCTAGGTATATACGTATTCAAAAAGAATAGTGCAAAATTTGCGGAGGTTCTCTAA
- a CDS encoding lipopolysaccharide biosynthesis protein, with amino-acid sequence MRRGVIFSLSSNIIFFISGYLLHFFLGNTMSAINYGIVGTIITVLDFEYMFLSNGARQSLAKEISMRRFDTLDVICKTIAFQMIIIAFFFCLNFFGASAFGIVLNDMSLEFYFKIAAFLIPANGLFVILLGINDGLQQFGISALLGVIYPIAKLSAIPLIIFIFQDRPVIGVECGFLLALLISIIIGILLLIPARKKISHQNNYKIPFKYVAKNTLSFSFFFIVVSLVLSIDTLVVKSVIAPAQMAGYYTGAVNFGKISYYLMSALVTVILPVVSKLVGANNHSEAIRKIQDCMLISCSFILPIAVIISASSSSLLVSFYTEEYATANIALTCLAISQFFMGLTVMLNMCLTSYNIHRFSDVLSILALIIVVPIFVISAKWGGINAIAFASLICTCVLALISFIKVTRTIGHIITRNTWKAIAAAAALWIATRLLFTVFPITNLFILAISYAILFAGFIAFLLACRVITLPKLRP; translated from the coding sequence ATGAGACGTGGCGTAATTTTTAGCCTTTCGAGCAATATTATTTTTTTCATTAGCGGGTATTTACTTCATTTTTTCCTGGGTAATACCATGTCTGCGATCAACTATGGTATTGTAGGGACAATAATCACTGTATTAGATTTCGAATATATGTTCCTTAGCAATGGAGCTAGACAGTCGTTAGCCAAAGAAATATCGATGCGCCGCTTTGATACCCTAGATGTCATCTGCAAAACAATCGCATTCCAGATGATCATCATTGCCTTCTTCTTCTGCCTAAATTTTTTCGGAGCTTCGGCATTCGGTATAGTGCTTAACGACATGTCTCTTGAATTTTACTTCAAGATTGCGGCATTCTTAATTCCCGCCAATGGCCTATTCGTCATACTTCTGGGAATAAATGATGGTCTCCAACAGTTTGGAATCAGTGCGCTTCTAGGCGTAATCTATCCGATCGCAAAACTCTCAGCAATACCACTTATTATATTTATTTTTCAGGATAGACCAGTTATAGGCGTGGAATGTGGTTTTCTTCTGGCTCTTTTGATATCGATCATCATTGGTATTCTACTACTGATTCCAGCGCGAAAGAAAATCTCACATCAGAATAATTACAAGATTCCTTTCAAATATGTAGCCAAGAATACACTGAGTTTTTCTTTTTTCTTTATCGTCGTATCTTTAGTACTCAGCATCGACACTCTTGTTGTTAAATCCGTAATCGCGCCTGCCCAAATGGCTGGATATTATACCGGTGCCGTCAACTTCGGGAAAATTTCATACTATCTCATGTCCGCGTTAGTAACAGTAATCCTCCCTGTTGTGTCCAAACTTGTGGGTGCCAACAACCACAGTGAGGCCATAAGAAAAATCCAAGATTGCATGCTTATATCATGCTCTTTCATCCTACCAATCGCTGTTATTATTTCCGCATCTAGCTCATCATTACTAGTTTCGTTTTACACAGAGGAATACGCAACAGCGAATATAGCACTAACTTGTCTTGCTATATCACAATTCTTTATGGGATTAACTGTTATGCTCAACATGTGTTTGACTTCATATAACATACATCGTTTCTCTGACGTTCTTTCTATCCTTGCATTAATTATCGTCGTACCTATTTTCGTCATTTCCGCGAAATGGGGAGGGATCAACGCGATAGCTTTTGCAAGTCTGATATGCACATGCGTCCTGGCATTGATATCTTTCATCAAAGTCACTCGAACCATCGGTCACATCATCACGCGTAACACCTGGAAAGCAATAGCAGCGGCAGCGGCCCTTTGGATTGCCACTCGGCTATTGTTCACGGTTTTCCCTATAACGAATCTTTTTATTCTGGCAATCAGTTATGCAATTCTCTTCGCGGGATTCATCGCCTTTTTGCTGGCCTGTCGTGTAATCACACTGCCCAAGCTACGCCCGTGA
- the rfbB gene encoding dTDP-glucose 4,6-dehydratase, with product MAEELFSPRNIIVTGGCGFIGSNFVHYVVDNHPETHVTVLDKLTYAGNPENIAGLPEDRVELVVGDICDADLLDRLVPGHDAIVHYAAESHNDNSIADPEPFLKTNVEGTFRLLEATRKYDVRYHHVSTDEVYGDLALDDPARFTESTPYHPSSPYSSTKAASDMLVRAWTRTYGLRTTISNCSNNYGPYQHVEKFIPRQITNILEGVRPKLYGKGENVRDWIHTEDHSSGVWTILTKGRIGETYLIGADGEKNNITVLRMILKMMGQDADAFDWVQDRPGHDRRYAIDSTKLRTELGWTPTHTDFESGLEQTIEWYTQNRAWWEPVKAATEARYKAQGQ from the coding sequence ATGGCTGAAGAACTGTTTTCTCCTAGAAATATTATTGTGACCGGTGGTTGTGGTTTCATCGGTTCGAATTTCGTGCATTACGTGGTGGACAACCATCCCGAGACCCATGTGACGGTGTTGGACAAGCTGACGTACGCGGGCAACCCGGAGAACATCGCTGGTCTTCCGGAGGACCGGGTGGAGTTGGTCGTGGGCGATATCTGCGATGCGGACCTGTTGGACAGGTTGGTGCCGGGGCATGACGCGATCGTGCATTACGCGGCGGAGTCGCATAACGACAATTCGATCGCGGATCCCGAGCCGTTCCTGAAGACGAACGTGGAAGGCACGTTCCGCCTTCTGGAGGCGACGCGCAAGTACGACGTCCGCTACCATCACGTGAGCACGGACGAGGTGTACGGCGATCTGGCCCTGGACGATCCGGCCCGGTTCACCGAATCCACGCCGTATCATCCGTCCAGTCCGTATTCATCGACGAAGGCCGCGTCGGACATGCTGGTGCGCGCGTGGACGCGCACGTACGGTCTGAGGACCACGATCAGTAACTGCAGTAACAACTACGGTCCGTACCAGCATGTGGAGAAGTTCATCCCGCGCCAGATCACGAACATCCTCGAGGGCGTGCGTCCGAAGCTGTACGGCAAGGGCGAGAACGTGCGCGACTGGATCCACACCGAGGACCATTCGTCGGGCGTGTGGACGATTCTGACGAAGGGCCGGATCGGCGAGACGTATCTGATCGGCGCGGACGGCGAGAAGAACAACATCACCGTGCTCAGGATGATCCTGAAGATGATGGGCCAGGACGCGGACGCGTTCGACTGGGTGCAGGACCGTCCCGGCCATGACCGCCGCTACGCGATCGACTCGACCAAGCTGCGTACCGAGCTGGGCTGGACTCCCACGCACACGGACTTCGAGTCCGGCCTGGAGCAGACCATCGAGTGGTACACGCAGAACCGCGCGTGGTGGGAGCCGGTGAAGGCCGCCACCGAAGCCCGCTACAAGGCCCAAGGCCAGTAA
- a CDS encoding glycosyltransferase family 2 protein produces MTQDVSFSFLIPVYNAEHHLPTTLDSIIKQDDGTIEIVCVNDGSTDGSMRILQQYAKQYPFIKVFTQQNQGITSARNKALKHATGKWVCFTDNDDIIADNAIKVFHKVDDEDSEIIYFNYEKFTGAFPRQINNRMGNVVSFSDSDITKLQTDLLNRFRDNVPLVSHKVLPTPWAKIYRREFLNLNGLLFHPEVKHEEDIIFNLTALSYCTHAKKVDFIAYYYRWSVTSESHRYRADIFKDVQITLRTYHDVITQRYKNRADMWELYQYRVLWDLLYCVVLGPMHPGNSAPYRERKKQFDHLFSDYPDFKNIFSQTRTTRFEFKQSVLATLIKYRQFWILNLLGSMLNKSR; encoded by the coding sequence ATGACGCAAGATGTTTCTTTTAGTTTTCTGATTCCCGTATACAACGCCGAACACCACCTTCCGACTACTTTGGACAGCATTATCAAACAGGATGATGGCACTATAGAAATCGTCTGCGTAAATGATGGATCCACAGACGGCAGCATGCGTATTCTTCAACAATATGCCAAACAATATCCTTTTATCAAAGTTTTCACACAGCAAAATCAGGGAATTACCAGCGCCCGCAACAAAGCTCTCAAGCATGCTACAGGAAAATGGGTATGCTTTACAGATAATGACGACATTATCGCAGACAATGCTATTAAAGTATTCCATAAGGTTGATGACGAAGACAGTGAAATTATTTATTTCAACTATGAGAAGTTTACAGGTGCATTTCCAAGACAAATAAATAACCGCATGGGAAACGTGGTCTCTTTTTCCGATTCAGATATCACTAAACTCCAGACCGACTTGCTGAATAGGTTTCGAGATAATGTTCCACTAGTTTCTCATAAAGTGTTGCCAACGCCATGGGCAAAGATCTATCGGCGAGAATTTCTTAATCTGAACGGACTACTTTTTCACCCAGAAGTCAAACATGAAGAGGATATTATTTTTAATTTAACTGCTCTCTCATACTGCACCCATGCAAAAAAAGTGGACTTCATCGCATATTACTATCGTTGGTCTGTAACCTCAGAGAGCCACCGCTACCGCGCAGACATCTTTAAAGATGTGCAAATTACATTAAGAACATATCATGATGTAATTACGCAAAGATATAAAAATCGTGCTGACATGTGGGAATTATACCAATACCGCGTTCTTTGGGACCTTCTATACTGTGTCGTCCTTGGACCAATGCACCCAGGTAATTCCGCCCCTTACCGGGAGAGAAAGAAGCAGTTTGATCATTTATTCTCTGATTATCCCGATTTTAAGAACATCTTTTCTCAAACAAGAACCACAAGATTCGAATTCAAGCAGTCAGTGCTTGCCACACTTATCAAATATCGACAGTTCTGGATTCTTAATCTACTAGGATCCATGCTTAACAAGTCCCGCTAA